A stretch of Bos taurus isolate L1 Dominette 01449 registration number 42190680 breed Hereford chromosome 5, ARS-UCD2.0, whole genome shotgun sequence DNA encodes these proteins:
- the LOC112446623 gene encoding translation machinery-associated protein 7-like, whose translation MSGHEGGKKNPPNQPTKKAKEMDKEDKAFKQKQKEEQKKLEELKDKAKGKGLLATSGMKKSGKK comes from the coding sequence ATGTCAGGCCACGAAGGTGGCAAGAAGAACCCCCCAAACCAGCCCACGAAGAAAGCCAAGGAGATGGACAAGGAAGATAAGGCATTCAAGCAGAAGCAAAAAGAGGAGCAGAAGAAACTCGAGGAGCTAAAAGATAAGGCCAAGGGGAAAGGGCTCCTAGCCACCAGTGGAATGAAGAAATCTGGCAAAAAGTAA